The DNA sequence TTTTTTTTCTTATATTTTTTATATGAGCATCTACCACTCTAGTATCTCCATAATAATCATATCCCCAAACATTATCTAAAAGATTTTCTCTTGTTATGACTTGAGGATAATTTTCTATTAAAGTTTTTAATATATTAAATTCTTTTAAAGTAAGCTCAATTGTATTTCCATCTAAATATGCTTGATAAGTATCTAAGTCTAAAGTTAATTTTTCAAAAGTTAATATATTTGATTCGCTGTCATTACAAGTTCTTCTTAAAACAGCTTCAACTCTTTTCATTAAAAGTGTAAACGAAAAAGGTTTAGTTATATAATCATCACACATTAAATCAAAACCTTTTATTTGATCACTTTCTTGATCTAGTGCAGTTAAAAATATTATTGGAATATTTGAAGATTGTCTTATCATTTTACAAACTCCATATCCATCTAAATTTGGCATCATGACATCTAAAATTACTAAGTCAAACTCTTCTTTTTTAAAGGTTTGAATTCCTTCAATCCCGTCATTTGCAGATTTTACATTATATCCTTCTGCACTTAAAAATTCAACTATAAGTTCTTGTATATTACTATCATCTTCTATTACTAATATATTTTTATTTTTCATTTTATTTCTCCTGTAAGTACATCATTTTAATTTTTATTTTATAACTTTTATATGAATTTGTCGTGAACTGCATATATTTTACAAGTTTATAATTTAATGCTACGTATTAATTTTAACATATATGAAAAGCTAATAAAGATACTTTTATAAAAGGAGTGATTTTTTAGATGACACTTACCAAAGACATATCATTTTATAAATCTATATTTAAAATTTCACTTCCTATAGCTACTCAAAATCTTATAACATTTGCTATTAGCTTAGCTGATACTATGATGGTTGGAAAGTTGGGAGAAATTAGTTTATCAGCTTGTGCTATAAGCAATAATATATTTTTTATATTAGCAGTTATAATCTTTGGAGTTGGAAGTGCTTCTAGTGTAATGGGAGCTCAATATTTTGGAAAAAAAGATATAATTTCAATACATAAAATTATGTCTATAATGTATAGGATTTGTTTTTTTCTAGCTTTGATTTTTACTTTTATATCATATGTTTTTGCAAAAAATTTAATATCTATATTTACTGATGATATCCTTGTAATTAATGAAGGTGTTCGTTATTTAAAAATTATTTCCCTAGGTTATATATTTTATGCTATAACAAATTGCACTATAATAATACTTAGATCTGTAAAGACTATTAAAATTTCCCTACTTGTTTATGGTATAGCTTTAATAGTAAATATATTCTTAAATTGGGTTTTAATATTTGGTAAGTTAGGTTTTCCACCCCTTGGAATAACAGGTGCAGCTATTGCTACAATATTTTCAAGAATATGTGAGCTTATAGTTATTTTAATTTTTATGTTTAAATTTGAAAAAAAGATAAACTTTAAAATAAAGTTTCTTAAATTTTTAGATAAACCAATTTTAAATGATTTTATAAAAGTTTCTACTCCTATAATTTTAAATGAAATGTTTTGGTCTATAGGATCATCTATGATATGTATTATAGTTTCTAGAATGGGAACAAAAATTGTTGCCGCAAATAGTATTAATAATATAGTCAATCAATTTGCTACCTTATTTATATATGGTCTATCTAGTGCATCTTCCGTAATAATAGGAAATACAGTAGGTGAGGGTGAAAATTCAAAAGTTGTAGAATATGCTGATACCATTTGTATACTTAGTATATTTATGGGAGCTTTGGCAGGGATAACTATATATATTTTAAGACCATTTGCAGTAAATTTTTATAATATTGAAAATGACACTAAACTTATAGCTTGTCAAATAATGCTTGCAACCTCTATAATTTCCGTATTTAGAGCTTTATCTTCAAATGTTTTGATGGGAATATTACGTGGTGGTGGTGATAATAAATTTGCATTTTTAATTGAAATGTTATGCCTATGGTGTTTTTCAATTCCATTGGGATTTATCAGCGCATTTATACTAAAGCTTCCAATATTTTGGGTATTTATAATTATTAGAAGTGATGAGGTTTTAAAAAGTATAATTGGATTTATTAGAGTAACTAAAGGTAACTGGATAAATAATGTAACACGTGATATAAATTAAAATAAAAAAGGTGCAATTATATATAATTGCACCTTTTTTATTTTAATTATAAATATTTATAAAATCTTCTTAACTATGGTAAAATCTATCTATACTATTTAAAAAGAGGTAATATTTATGTATTTTTTAAAAATTTTAACAGATAGTTTTTTTAATTTAATTAGTATTATGGGTATATTCATATTTTTCGGATTGATTTTTAATATAATTGAAGAAAAAAATAATCAACTACTTCAAAAAACCTTTGGAGTAAAATCTATAATCTTTACAGGATTTATAGGAACTGTAGTTCATGAGCTTAGTCATCTTATAATGGCATTACTATTTAATCATAAAATAATTGCTATAGAATTATTTAGACCTAAAAAATATAAAAATGATGGAGTTTTAGGGTTTGTAAAACATACTTATAATTCAAAAAGTCTTTATCAACAAATTGGTAATTTTTTTATAGGCATTGCACCTATGATATTTGGAACTTTTTTTATATGGTTACTATTAATTTTACTTTCTAATAATAGTTATCAAACTTTTATTAGTAACCTAAATATAAATTTATATAATCACCTTATTAAATCTTATGATTTTTATAATTTATTAAAACTTTTGTTTAATGACATATTTAATTTTATAAAAACAATGTTATCTTTTAATTACTTATTTAATATAAAACATTTAATTTTACTATTTTTTATATACTCTATAACTACTCATATGTCTTTAAGTTTATCTGATTTAAAGGGGAGTTTAAAGGGATTATCTGTATGTTTTTTAGTAATTTTTATAATTACATTTTTAAATAATATTTTAGGATTATATAATATTTTTACTAGTACTTTTGTTTTGAAAGTTAATATATATATTCTTTTATTTTTATCTGTAGGACTGTTATTTTCATTTATAACATTGTTGATATCCTTTTTACTATATATTGTAAAAAAATGATTAATTACTATTTTTTAGAAAATAATATATATTAAGACTTAATTATACTCGAATTTAGAAAGGATGAAACCTTTGGAAATAATTTTAATTTTAATAGCATGTTTAATTGGATTTATGCTTATAAAATATTTACTTAAAAAGATTTTATTTGGATTTTTAATTCTAGTTTTTTCTGGAATAATTAGCTTTATATATAAAATTCCATATACTATTATGTTACTTTCAATATCTATAATTATTTATTGTATTTTATCCATTTGCTCAGAGCTAAAACAAATGCTTTTAAATCTTTTTAAGTCTCGTAAATCATACTTAAATGGATGGTATGAAAAAATTGTTGACTTACTTTTTAGTACTAACTATATATTTTTTATGATTAACTGCTCTATTTATCTTGTTCGTATGAGTTTTTCTACGTTTAATACTATGAATCTAGTTATTATATTTTTAATATCATGGATGTGCATTTGGGCTATTGGTCATAGTAAATTTATATTATTTAAATGTCTAGAGCAACAAACAAATAAAGAAGTAATAGTATAAGTTATACTATTACTTCTTTAAGTATTTAAAATTTCAAATTCATAATTTTCTTCTAAAGCATCATATTTATTTCTATTCATAATAATATATTCTATAATTAAAATTACATTAAAAATCGACATTACCACAATCCCATATAAATATGGATTTAAATTATTTCCTATCCCTATAGGTGATGATTTCATATATGCATAGTTAGATCCAACAATATTATTTAATACAAATATTAATATATGATAACAATTTATTACAATAAGAGTCTTTTTAAAATCATATTTGTTCATACCTATCTTTTTCACAAAAACTATATAAACAGATCCTAAAAGTAAAAAAATATGACCTATAAAATATGAAATTTGTGTTATATGCGGAAATGAAAATGGATCTAGCTTAATAAATAATAATGCTGATGTAGCACAAAATATTCCTAAATATGACCCTATTTTCATCATAAAGTCTTTTTTGAAAATTAATCCTATTACAAGTGCAATTATAGCTATTCTACAATGAAACAAAGGTAACCCTTCTTTTAATACATGATAGTGTCCTTTTATATACCATAGGTATAATACTGATTGCTGAATTAACAAGATTACTCCTATAAAAACTTCAAATAATCTATTTTCTTTTTTCATTTTTATAATAGCTATACTAGATAAAAAAGCTATAATTAACAAAATTATATGAATGTATCCAAAATTAACGAAGTTATTTTTTCCTACAGATGTTCTAAAAAAATAATAAAATTTATCCATGTATGTCTCCTTCAATTGATTATATACCTTCAATTATTATAAATGCCATTAAACTTTTTAGCAAACATTAATTTTAAAAGTAAAATATTTTTATTAATTCTATCTAAACTTAAACTAATTTTAATTTTATTTCTCTCCACTTTTAATATATTAAATTATTACTTTCTAGCAAATAAAAATAACCATACTCATATGAGCATGGTTATTTTTATTTGCTATTATATATTTAAATTTTTGATATACTAAGAATGTGCTTTAAAAGATTTTACATAGCTAAACTTATTTAATGAATATGCTAATGGTATAGCAATAGCCATACTTATTATTCCTTGTATTAAATTCGATGGGATAGATGCTGCAGAAATTAATACACTGCCTTTTAATACTATTCCTGCTCCAAAATATCCAACTACCATTACTATAGTTCCTATAGCAGTTGCAAATACATCTTTTAATATCGTATTATGTTTTCTTACAATAATTCCTACTAAGTATCCTTCAAGTCCCTTTACAATAAGAGTAAATAGTGCCCAATGTGAATATCCACTTAAAATATCCGCAAGAGCTGATCCTATTCCTCCTGCAATCATACCCGGTATTGGTCCAAATAAAATTGATGAAATAAATATTACACTATCACCTATGTTAACATATCCATTAGTTCCTGGAGTAGGAATTTGAATAGTCATTGTAGCTATGCATACTAAAGCTATCATTAAAGCCCTTAGTACAAGCTC is a window from the Paraclostridium sordellii genome containing:
- a CDS encoding response regulator transcription factor, whose translation is MKNKNILVIEDDSNIQELIVEFLSAEGYNVKSANDGIEGIQTFKKEEFDLVILDVMMPNLDGYGVCKMIRQSSNIPIIFLTALDQESDQIKGFDLMCDDYITKPFSFTLLMKRVEAVLRRTCNDSESNILTFEKLTLDLDTYQAYLDGNTIELTLKEFNILKTLIENYPQVITRENLLDNVWGYDYYGDTRVVDAHIKNIRKKIELPYIKTVKGIGYSLDKN
- a CDS encoding MATE family efflux transporter; the protein is MTLTKDISFYKSIFKISLPIATQNLITFAISLADTMMVGKLGEISLSACAISNNIFFILAVIIFGVGSASSVMGAQYFGKKDIISIHKIMSIMYRICFFLALIFTFISYVFAKNLISIFTDDILVINEGVRYLKIISLGYIFYAITNCTIIILRSVKTIKISLLVYGIALIVNIFLNWVLIFGKLGFPPLGITGAAIATIFSRICELIVILIFMFKFEKKINFKIKFLKFLDKPILNDFIKVSTPIILNEMFWSIGSSMICIIVSRMGTKIVAANSINNIVNQFATLFIYGLSSASSVIIGNTVGEGENSKVVEYADTICILSIFMGALAGITIYILRPFAVNFYNIENDTKLIACQIMLATSIISVFRALSSNVLMGILRGGGDNKFAFLIEMLCLWCFSIPLGFISAFILKLPIFWVFIIIRSDEVLKSIIGFIRVTKGNWINNVTRDIN
- a CDS encoding YwaF family protein translates to MDKFYYFFRTSVGKNNFVNFGYIHIILLIIAFLSSIAIIKMKKENRLFEVFIGVILLIQQSVLYLWYIKGHYHVLKEGLPLFHCRIAIIALVIGLIFKKDFMMKIGSYLGIFCATSALLFIKLDPFSFPHITQISYFIGHIFLLLGSVYIVFVKKIGMNKYDFKKTLIVINCYHILIFVLNNIVGSNYAYMKSSPIGIGNNLNPYLYGIVVMSIFNVILIIEYIIMNRNKYDALEENYEFEILNT
- a CDS encoding ECF transporter S component produces the protein MNNKTRELVLRALMIALVCIATMTIQIPTPGTNGYVNIGDSVIFISSILFGPIPGMIAGGIGSALADILSGYSHWALFTLIVKGLEGYLVGIIVRKHNTILKDVFATAIGTIVMVVGYFGAGIVLKGSVLISAASIPSNLIQGIISMAIAIPLAYSLNKFSYVKSFKAHS